A region of Legionella donaldsonii DNA encodes the following proteins:
- the purM gene encoding phosphoribosylformylglycinamidine cyclo-ligase: MSSINYKMAGVDVEAGNEAVRRIKQAVESTFSPQVLTGIGSFGALYDLKYLMHHYEHPVLVQSIDGVGTKMMVAKMMQKFDTIGIDLVSATTNDILVMGAKPLTLLDYIANAKLKPLVVEQIVKGIASACRNEGISLVGGETAEMPGTYLPGEFDLVGVVTGVVEKDKAILGKNICAGDLVLAFPSSGLHTNGYSLARKLLFDIAGYNVESRFQDFNHTIGEELLIPHLNYTQPILKILEKNLPIKGMAHITGGGLLENIPRILPSDCSVEIIKKQIPEQPLFNLLRKLGNLDDHQMYRTFNMGAGLVLFLAPEVLSSVQEVLLNFPSFPLYEIGRVVKGDRKVQLL; this comes from the coding sequence ATGTCTAGCATTAATTATAAAATGGCTGGAGTTGATGTGGAAGCGGGTAACGAAGCGGTTCGTCGCATTAAACAAGCAGTAGAAAGCACCTTCTCTCCACAAGTATTAACTGGGATAGGCAGTTTCGGAGCCTTGTATGATTTGAAATACCTCATGCATCATTATGAGCACCCTGTACTTGTCCAAAGCATTGATGGAGTTGGTACAAAAATGATGGTCGCCAAAATGATGCAGAAATTTGACACTATCGGTATTGATCTTGTCAGTGCGACAACCAATGACATTCTGGTGATGGGAGCCAAACCGCTCACTTTGCTTGACTACATTGCCAATGCTAAATTAAAACCACTCGTTGTAGAGCAAATTGTCAAAGGCATTGCTTCTGCTTGCCGCAACGAAGGTATTTCTCTTGTCGGCGGTGAAACAGCAGAAATGCCTGGCACCTATCTTCCTGGAGAGTTTGATCTGGTTGGTGTCGTCACGGGTGTAGTTGAAAAAGACAAGGCTATATTGGGAAAAAACATCTGTGCAGGTGATCTTGTTCTGGCATTTCCTTCCAGTGGTTTACATACCAATGGTTATTCTCTTGCGAGAAAATTGCTTTTTGATATTGCTGGTTATAACGTTGAATCCCGGTTCCAGGATTTTAATCACACCATCGGTGAAGAATTATTAATCCCTCATCTGAATTACACGCAACCCATTTTGAAAATTCTCGAGAAGAACCTACCCATAAAGGGGATGGCGCATATTACAGGCGGCGGTTTATTAGAAAATATTCCTCGTATTCTACCGTCCGATTGCAGTGTAGAAATCATCAAGAAACAAATTCCAGAGCAACCTCTATTTAATCTTTTGCGCAAACTCGGCAATCTGGATGATCACCAGATGTACCGTACCTTTAATATGGGTGCAGGCTTGGTTTTATTTTTAGCCCCTGAAGTCCTTAGTTCTGTTCAGGAAGTCTTACTCAACTTTCCATCGTTCCCTCTTTACGAGATAGGCCGTGTAGTAAAAGGGGACAGAAAGGTACAGCTATTATGA
- the purL gene encoding phosphoribosylformylglycinamidine synthase subunit PurL, whose translation MQETPDCFDFSRLSSEEIARLLQQFNLRLTVEEALTIQNHLLKRPPNYAECVLWSIQGSEHCSYKSSRKYLNQFVTTAPHVILGPKEDAGIVAVATDHQGLRYGIVVSHESHNHPSQLVPFEGAATGVGGNVRDVCCMGAEVIAVADSLRFGDINRAKTKWIQKGVVQGIAGYANPLGIPNLAGDLYYDEAYNENCLVTLVTLGVVREDQIIHSYAPANAEDYYFVLIGKPTDNSGFGGAAFASATLSTEQEEQNKGAVQEPNAFLQRHLLKANYAFFNLLREQNLLSRVGFKDLGAGGIACASVELAEAGGYGADIELDSVPTSMENLLPAVILCSETQERFMWVVPKELVTPLLTHYNEHFALPEICNGAQATVIGKLRNDGLYVVKYKNKTIVSAQAKDITQGILYDRPYCTQNKICTEPEPFANDDSNEILLRLLAHENIASRAAVFETYDKQVQGRTIIEPGWADAGLMAPFNEDKYPAEIRLTGIALSIDHNPRYNKIDAYWGAINAVLESVRNIVAIGAWPLALTDCLCFGNPENQVQMGEFVDSVRGIVAACKAVTMIEAPDVSLPIISGNVSLYNESAQGSIPPSPIISCIGSMPDFSKALTYALKRPGSVLLLLGERKDECGGSIYYQLHQQLGSQLPKPDLTSFANEITAVYSAIQRGLILSAHDISEGGIAVALAEMSFKNKIGVNVFIPGDLPTNKKLFSESGGFILEVSPENLSELEQLFGSYPISYTAIGETIAVPVLTFNSVINLPISIASNAWENGLRERLI comes from the coding sequence ATGCAAGAAACGCCTGATTGCTTTGATTTCTCTCGATTATCCTCTGAGGAAATCGCCCGTTTGCTGCAGCAATTTAATCTACGCTTGACCGTTGAGGAAGCGCTCACTATTCAGAACCACTTGTTAAAACGCCCCCCTAACTACGCCGAGTGCGTATTATGGTCGATACAGGGTTCTGAACATTGCTCATACAAAAGCAGTCGTAAGTATCTGAATCAGTTTGTTACAACAGCTCCTCATGTCATTCTCGGCCCTAAAGAAGATGCTGGAATTGTTGCTGTAGCGACCGATCATCAGGGCTTACGTTACGGAATTGTCGTGAGTCATGAATCACATAATCATCCCTCACAACTAGTTCCTTTTGAAGGAGCAGCAACAGGCGTAGGCGGTAATGTTCGGGATGTCTGTTGTATGGGGGCTGAAGTGATCGCCGTTGCAGACAGTTTACGCTTTGGTGATATCAATCGTGCTAAAACGAAATGGATCCAAAAAGGCGTTGTCCAGGGTATTGCAGGTTATGCCAATCCCCTTGGCATTCCTAACCTTGCTGGTGATTTGTATTACGATGAAGCCTACAATGAAAATTGCCTGGTCACTCTTGTTACTTTAGGTGTCGTCCGAGAAGATCAAATAATCCACTCTTATGCCCCTGCCAATGCAGAAGATTATTATTTTGTCCTGATCGGTAAGCCGACCGATAACAGCGGCTTTGGCGGTGCTGCTTTTGCCTCTGCGACACTCAGTACTGAACAGGAAGAGCAAAATAAAGGGGCGGTGCAAGAACCCAATGCTTTTTTACAACGTCACCTTCTTAAAGCCAATTATGCTTTTTTTAACTTGCTACGAGAACAAAACCTGCTTAGCCGTGTGGGCTTTAAGGATCTTGGCGCTGGTGGAATAGCTTGTGCCAGTGTGGAACTAGCGGAGGCTGGCGGCTATGGAGCAGACATTGAGCTCGACTCAGTACCAACCAGCATGGAGAACTTATTACCTGCAGTGATCCTGTGCTCTGAGACCCAGGAGCGTTTCATGTGGGTAGTCCCCAAAGAGTTAGTTACCCCATTGCTAACCCATTATAACGAACATTTCGCTCTTCCCGAAATCTGTAATGGCGCACAGGCAACAGTCATTGGTAAATTAAGAAATGATGGTTTATATGTTGTTAAATACAAAAATAAAACCATTGTTTCTGCTCAGGCCAAAGATATCACGCAAGGCATTCTCTACGATCGCCCCTATTGTACACAAAATAAAATCTGCACTGAACCAGAGCCCTTCGCAAATGATGACTCGAATGAGATTCTTCTACGTCTTTTGGCACATGAAAATATTGCTTCTCGCGCAGCTGTGTTTGAAACTTATGATAAACAGGTACAAGGTCGCACAATTATAGAACCAGGCTGGGCTGATGCCGGCCTAATGGCACCTTTTAACGAAGATAAATACCCGGCGGAAATTCGTCTTACCGGTATTGCCTTATCCATCGATCACAATCCTCGTTATAACAAAATTGACGCTTACTGGGGAGCAATTAATGCCGTCCTGGAATCAGTGCGTAACATTGTTGCTATAGGAGCTTGGCCACTTGCACTGACTGATTGCTTATGTTTTGGCAATCCAGAAAACCAAGTCCAAATGGGTGAGTTTGTGGATTCAGTACGAGGAATTGTCGCTGCCTGCAAGGCAGTCACCATGATAGAAGCACCTGATGTCAGCTTGCCTATTATTTCCGGCAATGTTTCTTTATATAATGAGTCTGCACAAGGCTCTATTCCACCCAGCCCTATTATTAGTTGTATTGGATCTATGCCTGATTTCTCCAAAGCACTGACTTATGCCTTAAAACGCCCAGGTTCAGTTCTGCTATTATTAGGTGAACGCAAAGATGAATGTGGTGGCAGTATTTATTATCAACTTCACCAGCAGCTTGGCAGCCAACTTCCTAAACCCGATCTAACTTCCTTTGCCAATGAAATTACAGCAGTCTATTCAGCTATCCAGCGTGGTTTGATTTTATCCGCCCATGATATTTCCGAAGGGGGGATAGCCGTCGCACTGGCAGAAATGAGTTTTAAAAATAAAATTGGTGTGAATGTCTTTATTCCTGGTGATTTACCAACGAACAAAAAATTATTCTCTGAAAGCGGTGGATTTATCCTTGAGGTATCACCAGAAAATTTAAGTGAATTGGAACAATTATTCGGTTCTTATCCTATTTCATATACAGCGATTGGAGAAACCATCGCCGTTCCTGTTTTGACTTTCAATTCCGTGATTAATTTGCCCATTAGCATCGCCAGTAATGCCTGGGAAAATGGCTTAAGAGAGAGGTTAATCTAA
- a CDS encoding leucine-rich repeat domain-containing protein has translation MKLLNLTNSDLVSFPKEIIEYNQLETLYLDQNCIRQLPENISQLKKLKKISLYNNYLTDLPSSFFAIETLESVNLSANKIVSFSENISQLKNLQICDMQHNQLTEIPESLGNLSKLRFLYLGGNQLQTLPKTFGNLKNLLYLNLTYNQFISLPDSLGKLSNLIELRLYRNQLQNLPEALSKLAKLKELYVMENQLTQLPLSIGKLTNLRKLMLENNRLNTLPANIGDLKKLTDLDLRNNQLTHLPESIGQLKALRFLDLRANQLSELPATLQTLSKLEKLDLRLNKSLLLPDWLPKLAQQGCTIFA, from the coding sequence ATGAAGTTATTGAATTTAACCAATAGTGATCTCGTTTCTTTTCCTAAGGAAATTATAGAATATAACCAGTTAGAAACACTTTATCTCGATCAAAATTGTATAAGGCAATTACCTGAAAATATTTCTCAGCTAAAAAAGCTTAAAAAAATAAGTCTCTATAATAACTATTTAACCGATTTACCCTCTTCTTTTTTTGCGATAGAAACCTTAGAGTCGGTCAATCTAAGTGCAAATAAAATTGTCTCTTTTTCAGAAAATATTTCCCAACTAAAAAATTTGCAAATTTGCGATATGCAGCACAATCAATTAACTGAAATCCCCGAGTCACTCGGTAATTTGAGCAAACTACGTTTTCTTTATTTAGGTGGCAATCAACTTCAAACACTGCCCAAAACTTTTGGAAATTTAAAAAATCTCCTCTATCTAAATTTAACTTATAATCAATTTATTTCGCTTCCCGATTCCCTGGGAAAATTAAGTAATCTTATTGAATTACGCCTATACAGGAATCAACTTCAAAACTTACCTGAAGCCTTAAGCAAGTTAGCAAAATTGAAAGAATTATATGTCATGGAAAATCAACTAACCCAACTACCTTTATCGATCGGCAAACTAACCAATTTACGAAAATTGATGTTAGAAAATAATCGATTAAATACCCTCCCTGCAAACATTGGTGATCTTAAAAAACTCACTGACCTAGATCTGCGCAATAATCAACTAACTCATCTCCCGGAATCAATTGGTCAACTTAAAGCACTACGGTTCCTGGATTTGCGAGCCAATCAACTATCCGAACTTCCAGCCACACTCCAGACATTGAGCAAGCTTGAAAAACTTGATTTGCGATTGAACAAATCCCTGCTTTTGCCTGATTGGCTACCTAAATTAGCACAACAAGGATGCACTATTTTTGCATAA
- a CDS encoding NAD(P)H-dependent flavin oxidoreductase, with product MPQTRLSKQLGSHFPLIQAPMAGGATTPSLVAAVCNAGAIGSLGAGYLTANELRENILKTRALTDKPFAVNLFIPEIAIASQQQIQQTCKVITNACVELKHEVKPINPPYTPSFEEQMKVIVEERIPIFSFTFGVLAPQWVTQLKRNSTILIGTATTVEEALLLEKSGIDILVVQGKEAGGHRGTFLGKAEDALLELRELLPLLKTQVKIPVIAAGGIMNSNHITATLALGAMGIQMGTAFLTCVESGIHPKYKEVLLTSRKDNTVLTTAFSGKFARGIRNKFTERLTNQENSILAYPIQNALTRSMRVEAAKQNCTDFMALWAGQAAHLCQEKSAADLIRELTNEVIEFNQ from the coding sequence ATGCCGCAGACAAGACTTAGCAAACAACTAGGTAGCCACTTTCCTCTAATTCAAGCACCCATGGCGGGAGGCGCGACAACCCCATCCTTAGTTGCGGCTGTCTGTAATGCCGGAGCGATTGGTTCTCTTGGTGCAGGCTATTTAACCGCCAACGAACTTAGAGAGAATATTCTTAAAACTCGTGCTTTGACTGATAAACCATTTGCAGTAAATCTGTTCATTCCTGAAATAGCCATAGCCAGCCAACAACAAATTCAACAAACTTGTAAAGTAATTACTAATGCTTGCGTAGAACTTAAGCACGAAGTTAAACCCATCAATCCTCCTTATACCCCTTCATTCGAGGAGCAAATGAAGGTTATTGTGGAAGAAAGAATACCTATTTTCAGCTTTACTTTCGGCGTACTTGCACCACAGTGGGTAACCCAATTAAAAAGAAATAGTACTATCTTGATTGGGACTGCCACTACGGTTGAAGAAGCCTTGCTTCTCGAAAAATCAGGTATTGATATCCTGGTTGTGCAAGGTAAAGAAGCAGGTGGTCATCGCGGTACTTTCCTTGGTAAAGCCGAAGATGCTCTGCTTGAGCTTAGAGAACTATTACCTTTATTAAAAACTCAGGTAAAAATACCGGTTATTGCTGCAGGCGGTATCATGAATAGTAACCATATAACTGCGACTCTCGCTCTTGGAGCTATGGGTATACAAATGGGAACCGCTTTTTTAACCTGCGTGGAATCAGGAATTCATCCAAAATATAAAGAAGTTTTATTAACTAGTCGGAAAGATAATACCGTACTTACCACGGCATTTTCAGGGAAATTTGCTCGCGGCATAAGAAACAAATTTACCGAACGCTTAACAAACCAAGAGAACTCTATTCTTGCCTATCCAATACAAAATGCCTTAACAAGGAGTATGCGTGTTGAGGCAGCAAAACAAAATTGCACGGATTTTATGGCCTTATGGGCTGGACAAGCAGCTCATTTATGCCAAGAGAAATCGGCTGCTGACTTAATAAGAGAATTAACCAATGAAGTTATTGAATTTAACCAATAG
- a CDS encoding c-type cytochrome: protein MRLSFAISLIAIALSAYASDDFDRQQIEQRIKPIGQVRVEGQEPAPTATAKPVKAEASSAKEAPGQATYEKYCSVCHRDGVAGAPKFRVAADWKPRIEQKKLDGLVASSLKGLNAMPPKGTCQECSEEDLKQAIQYMTSEHE, encoded by the coding sequence ATGCGTCTTAGTTTTGCTATCTCGCTCATTGCTATAGCGTTGAGTGCATACGCTAGTGATGATTTTGACCGCCAACAAATTGAACAAAGAATTAAACCGATTGGCCAGGTACGTGTGGAAGGACAAGAGCCCGCACCGACTGCTACTGCAAAACCAGTTAAAGCAGAAGCCAGCTCTGCTAAAGAAGCTCCTGGACAGGCTACTTATGAAAAATATTGTTCGGTTTGTCACCGTGATGGTGTGGCGGGGGCACCTAAATTTCGAGTCGCGGCTGATTGGAAACCACGAATTGAACAAAAGAAATTGGATGGGCTTGTTGCTTCATCTCTTAAAGGACTGAATGCCATGCCACCGAAGGGAACCTGCCAAGAATGCAGCGAAGAAGATCTTAAGCAAGCTATTCAATATATGACATCAGAACATGAATAA
- a CDS encoding disulfide bond formation protein B, with amino-acid sequence MNKVIYRQGQILLAGLSFFILISSFYFQYVKNLQPCPLCLMQRLCVFLLFILGLIGIYVEQIKPRKIIAVLQIIFALGGVFFAGRQLWLQALPAGQAPACMPDLGVLVRYFPWSDVLHALFWGAGDCAEVNWTWLGLSMPAWSAFYFLFMLVAAIFIIRRVET; translated from the coding sequence ATGAATAAAGTTATTTATCGACAGGGACAAATTTTGTTGGCAGGGTTAAGTTTTTTTATCCTTATAAGTTCTTTTTATTTTCAGTATGTGAAGAATTTGCAGCCTTGTCCTTTGTGCCTCATGCAACGCCTATGCGTTTTTTTATTATTTATATTAGGCCTGATAGGGATTTATGTAGAGCAGATTAAACCGCGTAAAATCATCGCCGTGTTGCAAATTATTTTTGCTTTGGGCGGTGTATTTTTTGCTGGCCGCCAACTGTGGCTGCAAGCCTTGCCTGCCGGCCAAGCTCCGGCTTGTATGCCTGACTTAGGAGTCTTAGTTAGGTATTTTCCCTGGAGCGATGTTTTACATGCCCTTTTTTGGGGTGCAGGGGATTGTGCTGAGGTTAATTGGACTTGGCTTGGCCTCTCCATGCCTGCCTGGTCAGCTTTTTATTTTTTATTTATGCTGGTAGCTGCTATTTTTATCATCCGCCGAGTAGAAACTTAA
- the tgt gene encoding tRNA guanosine(34) transglycosylase Tgt yields MTNKFHCEVLKNYPFNKARVTRVNTPHGDFVTPVFMPVGTRAGVNNMTPCELLEAGSQIILGGNTYHMLCAPGMQIIEQAGGMHRFMGWQGPMLTDSGGFQVFSLSKNKEICTIDEEGAHFKLPGTQRLIHMTPEMSLETQKIIGADIIMAFDQCTPDSCSREEVQKIMVRTHRWLKQSIAYHERYPNSRYGASQALFGIVQGGIYEELRRESADFVSSMHTDGIAIGGETVGFDMPTTVEIIRWVREYLPENKPRYTMGVGMSPQDLLDVVAEGIDMFDCVAPTRNARHGALYCGELLPEGQWLRFVSSYENQRIQIKKACFADDTSPVMASCLCYTCRNYTRAFLHHLSKQKANLFTALASIHNIHVMHDVCAKMRDLILAS; encoded by the coding sequence ATGACGAACAAGTTCCATTGCGAGGTTCTTAAGAATTATCCTTTCAACAAAGCACGGGTTACCCGTGTTAATACTCCCCACGGTGATTTTGTAACACCAGTATTTATGCCTGTTGGTACTCGAGCTGGTGTGAATAATATGACCCCGTGCGAATTACTAGAGGCGGGAAGTCAGATAATCCTGGGGGGCAATACTTACCATATGCTTTGTGCCCCTGGCATGCAGATCATTGAGCAAGCGGGAGGGATGCATCGTTTTATGGGTTGGCAAGGTCCCATGCTAACAGATAGCGGGGGTTTTCAAGTATTTTCTTTGTCCAAGAATAAAGAGATTTGTACTATCGATGAAGAGGGTGCGCATTTCAAATTGCCAGGTACACAGCGTTTGATTCATATGACCCCTGAAATGTCTTTGGAAACACAAAAAATTATCGGTGCTGATATCATTATGGCTTTTGATCAATGCACCCCCGACAGTTGTTCTCGTGAAGAAGTACAGAAGATAATGGTGCGTACACACCGTTGGCTTAAACAGTCGATAGCCTATCATGAGCGATATCCGAATTCTCGTTATGGTGCAAGCCAGGCTTTGTTTGGTATTGTCCAAGGGGGTATTTACGAAGAGCTGCGACGAGAAAGTGCTGATTTTGTCTCTTCCATGCATACAGATGGCATTGCGATTGGTGGAGAAACAGTAGGTTTTGATATGCCAACTACTGTGGAAATAATTCGTTGGGTCAGGGAGTACCTGCCCGAGAATAAACCGCGCTATACCATGGGAGTAGGTATGTCGCCGCAAGATTTATTGGATGTTGTTGCTGAGGGGATTGATATGTTTGATTGTGTTGCCCCAACGCGTAATGCTCGTCACGGTGCTCTGTATTGTGGTGAACTTCTTCCCGAAGGTCAGTGGTTACGATTTGTCAGTAGTTATGAGAATCAGCGTATTCAGATTAAGAAAGCCTGTTTTGCGGATGATACATCACCGGTGATGGCTAGCTGTTTGTGTTATACTTGCAGGAATTACACGCGTGCTTTTTTACATCATCTTTCTAAACAAAAGGCTAATTTGTTCACCGCATTGGCAAGTATACATAATATCCATGTAATGCATGATGTTTGTGCTAAAATGCGCGACCTAATACTTGCGTCATAA
- a CDS encoding peptidylprolyl isomerase, whose product MILISTSKGDIRIQLDEENTPKTAENFRNYVRKGFYNDTIFHRVIDGFMIQGGGLTAEMTQKPTEASISNEAKSAKANKRGTIAMARTMDPHSATAQFFINVADNAFLNFSGEHPQGYGYCVFGEVTDGMDVVDAIVKVKTGQRMGHADVPLEDVVIHEISEI is encoded by the coding sequence ATGATTTTAATTTCTACTTCAAAAGGCGATATTCGTATACAGTTGGATGAAGAAAATACCCCAAAAACCGCCGAAAATTTTCGCAACTATGTTCGTAAGGGTTTTTACAATGATACGATCTTTCATCGTGTAATTGATGGTTTTATGATTCAAGGCGGTGGATTGACAGCTGAGATGACGCAGAAGCCAACAGAGGCATCGATTTCTAACGAAGCTAAATCAGCCAAAGCGAATAAACGAGGCACCATCGCTATGGCTAGAACGATGGATCCTCATTCAGCAACAGCGCAATTTTTTATTAATGTCGCCGATAATGCCTTCTTGAATTTTAGTGGGGAGCATCCACAAGGGTATGGTTATTGTGTCTTTGGTGAAGTGACTGACGGGATGGATGTCGTTGATGCCATTGTGAAAGTTAAGACAGGACAACGCATGGGGCATGCAGATGTGCCCTTGGAAGATGTTGTTATTCATGAAATTAGTGAAATTTGA
- a CDS encoding trimeric intracellular cation channel family protein: MLLHYLFIMGICVEAITGAIAAGRKKMDFFGVMLIACITALGGGTVRDALFNTHPLTWVAHPEYLLYTSACAFLTIFIAHSLVRIMKVFLILDALGLSAFVIIGTQKILASGLSPSIAIISGLITGICGGMLRDILCNDIPLVLRKELYAVIALAGALLFIILAHFHVANELNVIITLIAIFSARLLAIFFHIEMPKFDYSESLRKRRRK, encoded by the coding sequence ATGTTATTACATTACCTATTTATTATGGGCATTTGTGTGGAAGCAATCACTGGTGCCATCGCTGCAGGTCGAAAAAAAATGGATTTTTTTGGAGTCATGTTGATTGCCTGTATTACTGCTCTCGGCGGCGGAACCGTACGCGACGCTCTTTTTAATACGCATCCGCTGACTTGGGTCGCTCATCCTGAATACCTATTATACACTTCAGCCTGTGCTTTTTTAACTATTTTTATTGCCCATTCACTGGTTCGGATTATGAAGGTTTTCCTTATACTCGATGCATTGGGTTTATCAGCTTTTGTGATCATCGGTACCCAAAAAATTCTTGCCAGCGGCCTTTCTCCTAGCATCGCCATTATTAGTGGCCTGATTACAGGTATTTGTGGTGGTATGTTACGCGACATATTGTGCAATGATATCCCGCTTGTGCTGCGTAAAGAACTGTATGCCGTTATTGCTTTGGCCGGAGCCTTACTATTTATTATTCTGGCACATTTCCATGTTGCCAATGAACTCAATGTAATCATTACATTAATTGCTATTTTCTCCGCTCGTCTACTCGCTATTTTCTTTCACATTGAAATGCCCAAATTTGACTACTCAGAAAGTCTGCGCAAACGGCGGCGAAAATAA
- a CDS encoding serine hydrolase domain-containing protein: MDNKTLRVIAIVLVLFSFWPFFSNAALPNSVLLEQNVDQLVAADMQQYHIPGLALAVLYKGEPVLIKGYGYADLQGRPVKTETLFGIGSISKSITAFAVMILVQQGKINLDASLLKYLPDAPKQWQSVTIRQLLSHTSGIPQHQGPHLPWLRIWQKLANKPMQFSPGTHFKYNNFGYIVLSRVIEKVSQRSLSDFLAENLFTPLNMQQTGFPDTLRPPGLAAGYRVINNKVVPNPNRTPWSQMWGSGGIVSCISDMAKWDAAMTKGKLLQSASYREMWGPVFLQDGQPSGRKGWSWALGWQVSYFGNKLVAQKNGAIRGYGSWMVRHIDEQISIIILVNTNHVPLRRIANKIYRQFILVQKENN; the protein is encoded by the coding sequence ATGGATAATAAGACATTAAGGGTGATTGCTATTGTTTTGGTTTTATTTTCCTTCTGGCCATTTTTTTCGAATGCCGCTCTGCCAAACTCAGTCCTATTGGAGCAAAACGTTGACCAGCTAGTAGCGGCTGATATGCAACAGTACCATATTCCTGGTTTGGCCCTTGCTGTCTTATACAAAGGTGAGCCTGTCTTGATCAAGGGCTATGGTTATGCTGATTTGCAAGGGCGGCCAGTCAAAACAGAGACACTATTTGGTATCGGCTCGATATCTAAATCCATCACTGCCTTTGCAGTGATGATCTTGGTACAGCAAGGTAAAATTAACCTTGATGCTTCCCTATTAAAATACCTCCCAGATGCGCCGAAACAATGGCAGTCTGTAACAATTCGGCAATTGCTTTCACATACCAGTGGTATTCCACAACATCAAGGGCCTCATTTACCTTGGTTGCGTATTTGGCAAAAACTGGCTAACAAACCGATGCAATTTTCGCCTGGTACTCATTTTAAATACAACAATTTTGGTTATATTGTGTTGAGTCGTGTCATTGAGAAAGTTAGTCAGCGAAGTCTGAGCGATTTTTTAGCGGAAAACCTATTTACTCCCCTAAACATGCAGCAAACAGGATTTCCTGATACCTTACGTCCCCCAGGTTTGGCGGCTGGCTACCGAGTAATCAATAACAAGGTAGTTCCCAATCCAAATCGAACGCCTTGGTCGCAAATGTGGGGCTCTGGCGGTATTGTGTCATGCATTAGCGACATGGCGAAATGGGATGCAGCCATGACGAAGGGAAAACTATTACAATCAGCCAGTTATCGGGAAATGTGGGGTCCAGTTTTTTTACAGGATGGTCAGCCTTCTGGTCGTAAAGGATGGTCATGGGCTTTAGGTTGGCAGGTATCCTATTTTGGAAATAAGCTTGTCGCTCAAAAAAATGGTGCGATACGGGGTTATGGTAGTTGGATGGTTCGCCATATTGATGAGCAAATTTCTATCATTATATTAGTCAATACAAATCATGTCCCTTTAAGACGTATCGCGAATAAAATTTATAGGCAGTTTATTTTGGTGCAGAAAGAGAATAATTAA
- a CDS encoding EamA family transporter, with protein sequence MTIGSWYYPSLIALCLYGAWGYWGARAANFINPLSITFYSSLGVLVSGVLALVLLNFKPELSVKGGLYGLLNGVANGVACIFFIIALRRGPAMPVVLITSMYPVITLLLSILFLKQGLSLKQTLGMVFAMIALILFSME encoded by the coding sequence ATGACTATTGGTTCTTGGTATTACCCCTCGCTTATTGCCCTTTGTCTTTATGGTGCTTGGGGGTATTGGGGCGCCCGGGCGGCAAATTTTATTAATCCACTTTCTATTACTTTTTATTCCAGTCTGGGGGTTTTGGTATCTGGTGTCCTTGCTCTTGTATTGCTGAATTTCAAACCAGAACTATCTGTGAAAGGAGGTCTTTATGGTCTTCTTAATGGGGTTGCCAATGGTGTTGCTTGCATTTTTTTTATTATTGCCTTACGTAGGGGGCCAGCAATGCCTGTTGTTTTGATTACCTCCATGTATCCTGTTATCACATTACTGTTATCGATACTTTTTTTAAAGCAAGGCTTGTCCCTAAAACAAACCCTGGGAATGGTGTTTGCCATGATTGCTTTAATTTTGTTCTCCATGGAGTGA
- a CDS encoding DUF1328 family protein, with the protein MMFPWALFFLVMTLLTALFSYKGTPSTATYITKILFFLFLLIFLVLIVMSAFDSAPPLSLDPNGKMIP; encoded by the coding sequence ATGATGTTTCCATGGGCCCTTTTTTTTTTAGTAATGACACTGCTAACCGCATTATTCAGTTATAAAGGAACACCCTCTACCGCTACCTACATAACAAAAATTTTATTTTTCCTATTTCTACTCATTTTTCTGGTATTGATAGTCATGAGTGCTTTTGATTCGGCCCCCCCGCTATCCTTAGATCCTAATGGCAAAATGATTCCTTAG